One window of Medicago truncatula cultivar Jemalong A17 chromosome 2, MtrunA17r5.0-ANR, whole genome shotgun sequence genomic DNA carries:
- the LOC112419396 gene encoding uncharacterized protein yields the protein MVLTAYLSVLMGRRSAGLVALVRIHSWVALSGNASIGKCLASDSHFLDSFAVAAHCRTVKEIVLVLWEAPSSPWLKVNTDGSVIAGHAACGGLFRDSRGSFLSALCYNIGEASVYHSEVLAIILSMEHTSFHGWRNIWLESDSSSALLIISNSSLVPIMLRNRWHNTRSLGIQIISSHIFHEGNCSADRLANMGHTMQGSVWLNVLPSELHLDFFRDRLGLPNYRFP from the exons ATGGTTTTGACTGCCTACTTGTCTGTATTGATGGGTAGACGaagtgcaggattagttgctttg GTCCGCATTCACTCCTGGGTGGCTTTGTCTGGTAATGCCTCGATTGGGAAATGCTTGGCATCAGATTCACATTTTCTAGATTCTTTTGCGGTTGCTGCTCATTGTCGCACTGTTAAAGAGATCGTCCTGGTGTTGTGGGAGGCTCCATCCTCTCCTTGGCTGAAAGTTAACACTGATGGATCTGTTATTGCTGGGCATGCGGCTTGTGGTGGTCTCTTTCGAGACTCTAGGGGCTCTTTCCTTAGTGCTTTATGTTATAACATTGGGGAGGCATCAGTTTACCATTCTGAAGTTCTTGCTATCATTTTATCCATGGAGCACACGTCCTTTCATGGGTGGCGTAATATCTGGTTGGAAAGTGACTCATCTAGTGCTTTGCTGATTATTTCCAACTCTTCTTTGGTGCCTATTATGCTTCGAAACAGGTGGCATAATACCCGTAGTCTTGGTATTCAGATTATTTCTTCTCACATCTTTCATGAAGGTAACTGTTCTGCGGACAGATTAGCAAATATGGGTCATACTATGCAGGGCTCGGTTTGGTTAAATGTGTTACCTTCAGAGTTGCATCTTGATTTCTTTAGGGATAGACTAGGCTTGCCTAACTACAGGTTTCCTTAG